One Mycobacterium kubicae genomic window carries:
- a CDS encoding class I SAM-dependent methyltransferase, with product MVRTENDSWEITESVGATALGVAAARAAETESDNPLIRDPFARVFLDAAGDGVWNWFAAPQLPQELLDAEPDLPVQMQSMVGYMASRTAFFDTFFLDAARAGVSQAVILAAGLDSRAWRLPWPDGTTVFELDQPRVLEFKSSTLTERGHEPTCARVAVPVDLRHDWPAALRQAGFDPSLPSAWSVEGLLPYLPAAAHELLFERIQSLTASGSRIAVEAPGPDWMDPDVRAQQRERMERMRALLAKADPEREVPRTEELWYFEEREDVGDWLRRHDWEVTVTPSADLMASYGRGIPDGIEDTSPRSLFVSAVRT from the coding sequence ATGGTGCGGACCGAAAACGACAGCTGGGAAATCACCGAGAGTGTGGGGGCGACGGCGCTGGGGGTCGCGGCGGCGCGCGCCGCGGAAACCGAAAGCGACAACCCGCTGATCCGCGACCCGTTCGCTCGGGTGTTCCTCGATGCGGCCGGCGACGGGGTGTGGAACTGGTTCGCCGCGCCGCAACTGCCGCAGGAACTGCTCGACGCAGAACCCGATCTGCCGGTGCAGATGCAGTCGATGGTCGGTTACATGGCGTCGCGGACGGCCTTTTTCGACACCTTCTTCCTCGACGCCGCGCGGGCCGGCGTCAGCCAGGCGGTGATCTTGGCCGCCGGGTTGGACTCGCGGGCGTGGCGGTTGCCCTGGCCGGACGGCACGACGGTGTTCGAGCTCGACCAGCCCAGGGTGTTGGAGTTCAAGTCGTCGACGCTGACCGAGCGTGGACACGAGCCGACCTGTGCGCGAGTCGCGGTGCCGGTGGACTTGCGTCATGACTGGCCGGCGGCGTTGCGCCAGGCCGGGTTTGATCCGTCGCTGCCCAGCGCCTGGTCGGTCGAGGGGTTGCTGCCCTACCTGCCTGCGGCCGCCCACGAGTTGCTGTTCGAGCGCATCCAGAGCCTCACTGCGTCCGGCAGCCGGATCGCCGTCGAAGCGCCCGGACCCGATTGGATGGACCCTGATGTCCGCGCCCAACAGCGCGAGCGGATGGAACGGATGCGCGCCCTGCTGGCTAAGGCGGATCCGGAGCGTGAGGTGCCGCGCACCGAGGAGCTGTGGTACTTCGAAGAACGCGAAGACGTGGGGGATTGGTTGCGTCGCCACGATTGGGAGGTGACGGTGACGCCGTCGGCAGACCTGATGGCCAGTTACGGCCGCGGTATTCCGGATGGAATAGAGGACACCTCACCGCGCAGCCTGTTCGTGTCCGCGGTCCGCACGTAG
- a CDS encoding lysylphosphatidylglycerol synthase transmembrane domain-containing protein: MRVDGREITVAGSLLQPLTRRTNDMIRLALAAALLVAVITSSVITRPQWVALEKSVSEIVGVLSPGQADIVYLAYGLAILALPFMILIGLIVSRQWKLLGAYGAAAVLAALPLSISSNRIAAPRWHFDLNEKLTTLPAQFLDDPRWIAMLAAVLTVSGPWLPARWRRWWWALLLAFVPIHLVVSAIVPARSLVGLAVGWFVGAFVVLVVGTPALEVPLEGTVRAMAKRGFLVSMLTVVRPGGPGPLVISATSTDPEVRAAVELYGPHQRSGGALRQLWWKLRLRGPETAPIQASMRRAVEHRALMAIAIGEAGVANTSSIAVATLDRGWTLYAHNPVQGVPLDECVNETPVEQAWKSLRILNDHQISHGDLRCNEITVRDGTVLFGGFGESEYGATEAQLQSDIAQLLVTTSALYDAQSAVTAAIQVFDKDTILTASRRLTKTAMPKRIRRSVANAGGVISAARAEVKRQTGADQIKTANVTRFSRSQFIQLVLIGALVYVAYPFISTVPTFVNQLKTADWWWALLGLAVSALTYVGAAGALWACADGLVSFWRLSIVQIANTFAATTTPAGVGGLALSTRFLQKAGLPALRATAAVALQQSVQVIVHVALLIMFSAVAGTSTDLSHFVPNSTVLYLIAGTALGIVGTFLLVPNLRRWLATELRPKLKEVTTDLTALAREPRRLALIVLGSAGTTLGAALALWASVEAFGGGTTFVTVTVVTMVGGTLASAAPTPGGVGAVEAALIGGLAAFGVPAAVGVPSVLLYRVLTCWLPVFVGWPVMRWLTQNEFV, encoded by the coding sequence ATGCGAGTTGACGGTCGCGAAATCACCGTTGCCGGTAGCTTGCTGCAACCGCTGACCCGGCGCACCAACGACATGATCCGGCTGGCGCTGGCGGCCGCCCTGCTGGTCGCCGTCATCACGAGTTCGGTGATCACCCGTCCGCAGTGGGTGGCGCTGGAAAAGTCGGTGTCCGAGATCGTGGGGGTGTTGTCGCCCGGCCAAGCCGATATCGTCTACCTGGCCTACGGCCTGGCGATCCTGGCGCTGCCGTTCATGATCCTGATCGGCCTGATCGTCTCCCGGCAATGGAAGCTGCTCGGCGCCTACGGCGCCGCGGCGGTCCTGGCTGCGCTGCCTTTGTCCATCAGCAGCAACCGCATCGCGGCGCCGCGGTGGCATTTCGACCTGAACGAAAAGCTCACCACGCTGCCGGCGCAGTTCCTCGACGACCCACGCTGGATCGCGATGCTGGCCGCGGTGCTGACCGTCTCCGGGCCCTGGCTGCCGGCCCGGTGGCGACGCTGGTGGTGGGCGTTGTTGCTGGCGTTCGTTCCGATCCACCTGGTAGTCAGCGCGATCGTGCCCGCCCGCTCGTTGGTGGGCTTGGCAGTCGGCTGGTTCGTCGGCGCCTTCGTGGTGTTGGTGGTGGGTACGCCGGCACTCGAGGTTCCGCTGGAGGGCACGGTCCGGGCCATGGCCAAGCGGGGATTCCTGGTTTCCATGCTCACCGTGGTCCGGCCGGGCGGCCCGGGGCCGCTGGTGATCTCGGCGACGTCGACCGATCCCGAAGTCCGGGCGGCCGTCGAGTTGTACGGGCCGCACCAGCGCAGCGGTGGTGCGCTGCGCCAACTTTGGTGGAAGCTGCGGCTGCGCGGCCCGGAGACCGCACCCATACAGGCGTCCATGCGCCGAGCGGTCGAGCACCGCGCCCTGATGGCCATTGCCATCGGTGAGGCAGGCGTGGCCAATACCTCCTCGATCGCCGTCGCGACACTCGACCGCGGATGGACGCTGTACGCGCACAATCCGGTGCAAGGCGTTCCCCTCGACGAATGCGTCAATGAGACGCCGGTGGAGCAGGCCTGGAAATCGTTGCGAATCCTCAACGATCATCAGATATCTCACGGAGATCTGCGCTGCAATGAGATCACCGTGCGCGACGGCACCGTACTCTTCGGCGGCTTCGGCGAATCCGAATACGGTGCTACCGAGGCCCAACTGCAATCCGACATCGCCCAACTCCTGGTGACCACATCGGCGCTGTATGACGCGCAGTCCGCGGTAACCGCTGCGATCCAGGTGTTCGATAAGGACACCATCTTGACGGCGTCTCGGCGCCTCACCAAAACGGCTATGCCCAAACGGATTCGGCGGTCGGTCGCCAATGCGGGCGGGGTCATTTCCGCTGCCCGCGCGGAGGTGAAGCGCCAAACGGGCGCCGATCAGATCAAGACCGCCAACGTCACCCGGTTCAGCCGCAGCCAGTTCATTCAACTGGTGCTCATCGGCGCACTGGTCTATGTCGCCTACCCCTTCATCAGTACGGTCCCGACGTTCGTCAACCAGCTCAAGACCGCCGACTGGTGGTGGGCGCTGCTGGGGCTGGCGGTGTCAGCGCTCACCTATGTCGGCGCGGCGGGTGCGTTATGGGCCTGCGCCGACGGTCTGGTCAGCTTCTGGCGCCTGTCAATTGTGCAGATAGCCAACACCTTTGCGGCTACCACCACCCCGGCCGGCGTCGGCGGGTTGGCGCTGAGCACCCGGTTCCTGCAGAAGGCGGGCCTGCCCGCGCTGCGCGCCACCGCGGCGGTGGCGCTGCAGCAATCGGTGCAAGTGATCGTCCATGTCGCGCTGCTGATCATGTTCAGTGCCGTGGCGGGCACCTCAACCGACCTGTCCCACTTCGTCCCGAATTCCACGGTGCTCTACCTGATCGCCGGAACCGCGTTGGGGATCGTCGGCACCTTTCTGTTGGTGCCCAACCTGCGGCGCTGGCTGGCCACGGAGTTGCGTCCCAAACTCAAAGAAGTCACCACCGACCTGACCGCGCTGGCCCGCGAGCCCCGGCGCTTGGCATTGATTGTATTAGGCAGTGCCGGAACGACTCTCGGTGCGGCACTGGCGTTGTGGGCCAGTGTCGAAGCGTTCGGCGGTGGCACCACGTTCGTGACGGTCACCGTGGTCACGATGGTCGGCGGGACGCTGGCCTCGGCCGCACCCACGCCGGGTGGTGTGGGAGCCGTCGAGGCGGCGCTGATCGGTGGGTTGGCGGCGTTCGGCGTGCCCGCGGCGGTCGGAGTGCCGTCGGTGCTGCTGTACCGGGTGCTCACCTGCTGGCTGCCGGTGTTCGTCGGTTGGCCGGTGATGCGCTGGCTGACCCAGAACGAGTTCGTCTGA
- a CDS encoding metal-dependent hydrolase family protein has product MQPSELRISNVNVFDSLEGRITGPMDVTVRDGRIASVAPATAEFAAPNIDGTGKTLLPGLIDAHWHAMFTTIPAAVAQLSDIGYVFARAMVSAHETLLRGFTTVRDLGGPVFGLKQAIDEGVVPGPRIYPAGGFISQTGGHGDFRMPYEVPRGVCGHLSYTEIIGAAVIADGVAEVLRGAREMLRRGASQLKLMAGGGVASPYDPLDVAQFTEAEIRAAVEAAENWGTYVTVHAYTPRAIRTAISAGVRCVEHGHLIDEATAALLVERDVWWCLQPFLDDDDAVPLAPPSQPKFQQMVTGTDTAYQLAIKHGAKIAFGTDTLFDAELASRQGAQLAKLTRWFTPAEALQQATIRNAELLAMSGPRNPYPGQLGVVTEGALADLILVDGDPVADISLIARPDEAFTAIIKDGQLVKGAVD; this is encoded by the coding sequence ATGCAACCCAGTGAGCTGCGCATCTCCAACGTCAACGTCTTCGACAGCCTTGAAGGTCGGATCACCGGGCCGATGGACGTCACCGTGCGCGATGGGCGCATCGCTTCGGTCGCGCCCGCGACGGCGGAGTTTGCGGCCCCGAACATCGACGGCACTGGCAAGACGCTGCTGCCCGGCTTGATCGACGCGCACTGGCATGCGATGTTCACCACCATCCCAGCGGCGGTGGCCCAGCTCAGTGACATCGGCTACGTGTTCGCCCGCGCGATGGTCAGCGCGCACGAGACCTTGCTGCGCGGTTTCACCACCGTCCGTGACCTGGGCGGTCCTGTGTTCGGGTTGAAGCAGGCCATCGACGAAGGTGTCGTGCCGGGTCCGCGCATCTACCCCGCGGGCGGTTTCATCTCCCAAACCGGCGGACACGGCGACTTCCGCATGCCCTACGAGGTGCCTCGCGGGGTCTGCGGGCACCTGAGCTACACCGAGATCATCGGCGCCGCGGTGATCGCCGACGGTGTGGCCGAGGTGCTGCGTGGGGCGCGGGAGATGCTGCGCCGCGGCGCATCACAGCTCAAGCTGATGGCCGGCGGCGGTGTGGCGTCACCATATGACCCGCTCGACGTTGCCCAGTTCACCGAAGCCGAGATCCGCGCAGCGGTGGAAGCCGCCGAGAACTGGGGCACCTACGTCACGGTGCACGCCTACACCCCCCGCGCGATCCGCACCGCGATATCCGCCGGGGTGCGGTGCGTCGAACACGGACACCTCATCGACGAGGCGACGGCCGCCCTGCTGGTCGAACGGGACGTCTGGTGGTGCCTGCAACCGTTCTTAGACGACGACGACGCGGTACCGCTGGCCCCGCCGAGCCAGCCGAAGTTTCAGCAGATGGTCACCGGCACCGACACCGCCTACCAACTCGCGATCAAGCATGGAGCCAAGATCGCCTTCGGGACCGACACGTTGTTCGACGCCGAGCTGGCCAGCCGGCAGGGCGCCCAGCTGGCCAAGCTGACCCGCTGGTTCACCCCGGCGGAGGCGTTGCAGCAGGCCACAATCCGCAACGCGGAACTGCTGGCGATGTCGGGACCGCGCAACCCCTACCCCGGACAGCTGGGTGTGGTGACCGAGGGCGCGTTGGCCGACCTGATCCTGGTGGACGGCGACCCGGTCGCCGACATCTCACTGATCGCCCGGCCCGACGAGGCGTTCACCGCCATCATCAAGGACGGACAGTTGGTGAAGGGGGCCGTCGACTAG